The nucleotide window CTCCATGTTCCGCACCTTCTGGAACCCGGCGACGGTGTTGACCAGGACGTGCGTGCCGTCGGTGTCCACCCAGGTCTGGGTCAGCTGCGGCGAGCCGTCGGGCATCGTGGTCGCCAGGAAGCAGGGGCTGGGCCGCTGGAGCAGGGCGAGCAGTCTCTCGGGCAGGTCCACGGTGTGCTCCTCGGTCGGGTCAGTGCAGGGACGTCGTGAGGCGCACGGTCAGCCCGCCGCCGTCGTCGATGACGTCGACGTGGTCGCACAGCTGGCGGGCCAGCCACAGGCCCATGCCGCCACGGGAGAGGTCCTCCCCGTGCGCCGGGCCGTAGCCGGCGAAGGGGGAGTCCATGCCGGCGCCGCCGTCGCTGATCCGGCACACGACCCGGTCGGGGCCCGCCCACAGCCGCAGGGTCACCGGCGGGCCGCCGTGCCGCACGGCGTTGGAGCTCATCTCGTCGATGGCCAGGTGCAGGTCCTCGAGCAGGTCGGCGTCACCGCCCAGCCCGGCGAGCACCGCCGCCACCGCGCGGCGCAGCCCGCTGAACTCGCGGACGTCCTCGACGTGCAGCAGCGGCTCGCCGTGCTCCAGCGGCTCGGTGGGCACCGGCAGCGCGCGCAGGTACGTGGCGGGCTCGACGAAGTCCGGGTTGTCGCGGCGCCCGGCGGCGGTGTACAGGTGCGGGTGGGTCTGCAGGCCGGTCGTGATCAGCTCGTCGGGCAGCCGCGTGGTGCCGTAGGCGCACAGCCCCCACAGCGGCAGCGGCGCGAGCGCCTCGTTGACCACGGCCTCGTAGCGCTGCCACTCCAGCCAGTCCCGCGGGGTCGGGCCGAAGTCGATCTCCGCGAGCACCCGCACGCGCGGGGCGCCGGCGGTGATGCGCTCGCCGACCATGCGCCGCACCGTGGTGAGCGCGGCGGGGGTGCGCGTGCGGTACACCTCGCCCCGCGGCAGGACGAGCACGTCGTCGCCCCCGCCGAGCGCGTCGGTCAGCAGCCGGCTCGAGGTGTCGCTGGTGGCCAGCAGGACCGCCTCACCGGCCTCCAGCCCGGCGCGCAGGAAGGGGAGGCCGACCTCCACCAGCTCCTCGGGGGAGTCGTGCAGCAGCAGGTCGTGGACGTGCCGGGCGGGGAGGTGCTCGGTCGCGGGCACGGGGGAGCTCCCTCCGGTCGATGGGGTCCGACCTGTGCCGGGGCGTGCCCACGGTAGGCCGAGCGGGCTCGGGTCGCCGGTCGGGGTCGGCCCGGACGGTCCCCGGGTGGCCTCGCTCACGCCGTCCCCGGGTCGGGCGGGACGCCGTCCGGCACCCGGTTCGGGCCGGCCTCGGCCGGGCGCGGCCGGTCCTGGCGGTGCAGCCGCACGGCCACCAGGGCGACGTCGTCCTCCGGCTTGCCGTCCACCAGCCGCACGATCAGCTCGTCGCACAGCTGCTGGAGGGGCAGCTCGGCGAGCTCGGTCAGCGAGGTGCGCAGCCGCGCCAGCCCGGTGTCCAGGTCGGCGTCCCGGCGCTCGATGAGGCCGTCGGTGTAGAGCAGCACCGTGGTGCCCCGGTCGAGGGTGACCGTGTTCTCGGTGCGCCTCGCCGTCGAGTCGACCCCGAGCAGCAGGTCGGCCTTCCAGTCGGCCAGCACGGTCGTGCTGCCGTCGGGGTTGAGCGCCAGCGGCGGCAGGTGCCCGGCGTTGGCCCAGACCATCCGGGTGACGCCGCGGGTGCGCTCGTCGGGGGTCTGCTCGAACCGGGCGACGGCGGCGGTGGCCAGGGTGTCCTGCTGCAGCACCGACATCGCTGAGTCCAGCCCGCGCAGCACCTCGGCGGGCCCGGCGTCGCTGTAGGCGGCGATCCCGCGCAGCACGCTGCGCACCTGGCCCATCGCCGCGGCGGCCGCGGTGTCGTGGCCGACGACGTCGCCGATGACGAGCATGGTGGCGCCGTTGGGCTGCAGGAACGCGTCGTACCAGTCGCCGCCGACCCGGGCGGCCTCGGCGGCGGGCATGTACCGGACCACGATCTCGGCGTGGTCGGGCTCCGGCGGCTCGGTCAGCATGCTGCGCTGCAGCGTCTCGGCCATCTGCTGCTGCTGGCCGAACAACCGCGCGTTGTCCCA belongs to Modestobacter sp. L9-4 and includes:
- a CDS encoding sensor histidine kinase, which translates into the protein MPATEHLPARHVHDLLLHDSPEELVEVGLPFLRAGLEAGEAVLLATSDTSSRLLTDALGGGDDVLVLPRGEVYRTRTPAALTTVRRMVGERITAGAPRVRVLAEIDFGPTPRDWLEWQRYEAVVNEALAPLPLWGLCAYGTTRLPDELITTGLQTHPHLYTAAGRRDNPDFVEPATYLRALPVPTEPLEHGEPLLHVEDVREFSGLRRAVAAVLAGLGGDADLLEDLHLAIDEMSSNAVRHGGPPVTLRLWAGPDRVVCRISDGGAGMDSPFAGYGPAHGEDLSRGGMGLWLARQLCDHVDVIDDGGGLTVRLTTSLH